The following are encoded together in the Streptomyces sp. NBC_00358 genome:
- a CDS encoding glycoside hydrolase family 12 protein, whose product MALRTLNRMTKALVAPALALGATIGLASAPAQAAVWSSCDQWGSTTLNGYTLYNDIWGSGAGSQCIWANSGTNWGVWADHPNTGGIKSYPNSKKYVGKTISGLSTLTSTYNVTVPSAGAYDTSYDIWDTGYAHEIMLWVNYNGAVGALGTSQGTLTLNGNTWTVYKGNNGANDVFSFLRTSDSTSGTLNILPILKWIANTKGWMSSGATIGDVQFGFEITSSAGGLDFTTNNLTVSSS is encoded by the coding sequence ATGGCACTTCGCACGCTGAACAGGATGACCAAGGCCCTCGTCGCACCCGCGCTCGCGCTCGGCGCGACCATCGGCCTCGCCTCGGCCCCCGCCCAGGCCGCCGTCTGGTCCTCCTGCGACCAGTGGGGCAGCACCACCCTCAACGGGTACACGCTCTACAACGACATCTGGGGCTCCGGCGCCGGCAGCCAGTGCATCTGGGCCAACTCCGGCACCAACTGGGGAGTCTGGGCCGACCACCCCAACACCGGCGGCATCAAGTCCTACCCCAACTCCAAGAAGTACGTCGGCAAGACGATCTCGGGGCTGTCCACCCTCACCAGCACCTACAACGTCACCGTCCCGTCCGCCGGCGCGTACGACACCTCGTACGACATCTGGGACACCGGCTACGCCCACGAGATCATGCTCTGGGTCAACTACAACGGAGCCGTCGGCGCGCTCGGCACCTCGCAGGGCACGCTCACGCTGAACGGCAACACCTGGACCGTCTACAAGGGCAACAACGGCGCGAACGACGTCTTCTCGTTCCTGCGCACCTCGGACTCCACCTCCGGCACCCTCAACATCCTCCCGATCCTGAAGTGGATCGCGAACACCAAGGGATGGATGTCGAGCGGCGCGACCATCGGCGACGTGCAGTTCGGCTTCGAGATCACC